One segment of Kwoniella pini CBS 10737 chromosome 9, complete sequence DNA contains the following:
- a CDS encoding phosphatidylserine decarboxylase — MSDPKDTTVPNEHHVHTVGHWKSQDKRHHHKFLNDTVEHVDKNPKPLHPVLEDFKKVVENDTRLSMLFDLMFEQVPKNKEYLKDPTGESQVQDFEHLLKLMNHVISTAPAWTDAGHKVGMVGVPVNALLDWPMGTAAGFVVFQDPTVNEHLKKILNVWGEYLSSPASAEVLGEGKTGWFGKTGKASLEEVANKAGGTNLTFEELFQSDPKAKHHGYKSWDDFFTRHFKWENRPVAEPTNDDVIVNACESKVYKVARDVHARDKFWVKGQPYSVLDMLNFDKDYAQQFVGGTIYQAFLSALSYHRWHSPVSGTIKKSFIVQGTYYSEPLFVDFQTNQAADQHGETTSQEYLSCTATRAVIFIESDNPKIGLMAFIGIGMTEVSTCDTTVKVGQHVNKGEELGMFHFGGSTHCLLFRKGVKLSGFPEPSDHNVPIRSKLCVVE; from the exons GTTGGTCATTGGAAATCTCAAGATAAGAGACATCATCATAAATTTTTGAATGATACTGTTGAACATGTTGATAAAAATCCTAAACCACTTCATCCGGTTTTAGAAGATTTCAAAAAGGTAGTAGAGAATGATACTAGATTATCAATGTTATTCGATTTAATGTTTGAGCAA GTCCCTAAAAACAAAGAGTACCTCAAAGATCCAACAGGTGAATCTCAAGTACAAGATTTCGAACATCTCCTCAAACTCATGAACCACGTAATCTCAACTGCACCTGCTTGGACTGATGCAGGTCACAAAGTTGGAATGGTTGGAGTACCGGTAAATGCATTATTAGATTGGCCAATGGGTACAGCAGCTGGATTTGTTGTTTTCCAGGATCCAACAGTTAATGAACAT CTCAAGAAAATCCTTAATGTATGGGGCgaatatctttcttctcctgcCTCAGCGGAAGTATTAGGAGAAGGCAAAACAGGATGGTTTGGTAAAACAGGTAAAGCATCTTTAGAGGAAGTAGCCAACAAAGCGGGAGGTACAAATCTCACATTCGAAGAATTATTCCAGTCTGATCCTAAAGCGAAACATCATGGATACAAATCTTGGGACGATTTCTTTACTAGGCATTTCAAATGGGAAAATCGACCTGTAGCTGAACCtacaaatgatgatgtgatAGTCAATGCTTGTGAATCAAAGGTATACAAAGTCGCAAGAGATGTTCATGCTAGGGATAAATTCTGGGTAAAGGGTCAACCTTATTCAGTATTAGATATGTTAAATTTCGATAAAGATTATGCTCAACAATTCGTTGGCGGAACAATATATCAAGCTTTCTTAAGTGCTTTATCTTATCATAGATGGCATTCACCCGTTTCTGGAACAATCAAGAAATCATTTATAGTTCAAGGTACTTATTATTCGGAACCtctttttgttgatttccAAACCAATCAAGCTGCTGATCAACATGGTGAAACTACAAGTCAAGAATACCTTTCTTGTACAGCAACAAGAGCTGTTATTTTTATTGAAAGTGATAATCCAAAAATTGGTTTAATGGCTTTTATCGGAATTGGTATGACAGAAGTTTCAACTTGTGATACGACTGTTAAGGTTGGACAACATGTgaataaaggtgaagaattagg TATGTTCCACTTTGGTGGTTCAACACATTGTTTATTATTCAGAAAAGGAGTCAAGCTTTCTGGTTTCCCAGAACCTTCTGATCACAACGTTCCTATCAGAAGTAAGTTATGTGTTGTAGAATGA
- a CDS encoding 60S ribosomal protein eL34 produces the protein MAQRVTLRKRQPYNTTSNRRRVVKTPGGKLVVHHLKKIASAPKCGDCGLALPGIPVLRPRQYATLSKRQKTVNRAYGGSVCAPCVKSRITRAFLIEEATIVKRVLKAKAASSKK, from the exons ATGGCCCAACGAGTTACTCTTCGAAAGCGCCAACCTTATAACACTACTTCCAACAGAAGGAGAGTAGTTAAAACTCCAGGTGGTAAATTGGTAGTTCACcatttaaagaagattgCT TCCGCTCCTAAATGTGGTGATTGTGGTCTTGCCCTTCCAGGT ATCCCCGTTCTTCGACCTAGACAAT ACGCTACTCTCTCTAAAAGACAAAAGACCGTTAACAGAGCTTACGGTGGATCAGTCTGCGCCCCATGTGTTAAATCCAG AATCACCCGAGCATTCTTGATTGAGGAAGCTACCATCGTCAAGAGAGTTCTTAAAGCCAAAGCCGCCTCTTCCAAGAAATAA
- a CDS encoding phosphoribosylaminoimidazolecarboxamide formyltransferase/IMP cyclohydrolase: MSSEAPIALLSVYDKTDLLPFAKGLKELGFRLLGSGGTAKLIRENGLDIEDVSSITKAPEMLGGRVKTLHPAVHGGILSRDIPSDLSDLSANSISPITLVVCNLYPFVLQTSKPDCTLAGAIEEIDIGGVTLLRAAAKNHGRVSIISSPSDYQTILDEIKSNGKVSEETRRGLAIKAFEDTKSYDEAISDYFRKVYATPGVEDNMKASAGVGYQRLGLRYGANPHQKPAQAFVEKGEMPIKTLSGSPGYINLLDALNSWALVKELSAALDLPAAASFKHVSPAGAAVGLPLDERTAKVFGVDDLKDLSPLACAYARARGADRMSSFGDWVALSHTVDVPTAKIISREVSDGVIAPGYEPEALEILSKKKGGKYCVLQMDPKYEPAEIETRQVYGISLQQRRNDCKIDESLFSNIVTENKDLPKSAVIDLIVATLALKYTQSNSVCYALNGTVIGLGAGQQSRIHCTRLAGDKADNWWLRHHPKVLNLPFKKGTKRADKANAIDLYVTGTAFEAEGGERQQWESLFDNVPEPITKEEKKEHLASLKGVACSSDAFFPFPDNVHRAKRSGATYLCAPSGSIMDKECIKAADENNLVFVHHGLRLFHH, translated from the exons ATGTCATCCGAAGCTCCTATCG CCCTTCTTTCCGTTTACGATAAGACTGATCTTCTTCCCTTCGCCAAGGGTCTCAAGGAATTGGGATTCAGATTATTGGGTAGTGGAGGTACTGCAAAATTAATCAGAGAGAATGGTTTAGACATTGA AGATGTATCAAGCATCACTAAGGCTCCTGAGATGCTTGGGGGTCGAGTAAAGACTCTTCACCCTGCCGTTCACGGAG GTATCCTTTCCCGAGACATCCCGTCAGATCTTTCCGACCTTTCAGCCAACTCAATCTCCCCAATCACCTTAGTAGTTTGCAATCTTTACCCCTTTGTACTTCAAACTTCTAAACCAGATTGTACTTTAGCAGGAGctatagaagaaattgatattggaGGTGTTACACTTTTAAGAGCAGCAGCAAAGAATCACGGAAGAgtatcaataatttcaagtCCAAGCGATTATCAAACTattttagatgaaattaaatctaatgGAAAAGTTTCAGAGGAAACTAGAAGAGGATTAGCTATTAAAGCTTTCGAAGATACTAAATCTTATGATGAAGCTATTAGTGATTATTTCAGAAAAGTTTATGCTACTCCAGGGGTAGAGGATAATATGAAAGCTTCTGCTGGTGTTGGATATCAAAGATTAGGTTTAAGATATGGTGCTAATCCTCATCAAAAACCTGCTCAAGCTTTCGTTGAGAAAGGTGAAATGCCAATCAAAA CCCTCTCCGGTTCTCCTGGATACATCAACCTTCTCGATGCTCTCAATTCATGGGCACTCGTCAAGGAGCTCTCTGCTGCTTTGGACTTACCAGCTGCCGCCTCATTCAAACACGTGTCCCCAGCTGGTGCTGCTGTTGGTCTCCCATTAGACGAGCGAACTGCCAAAGTATTCGGTGTAGACGACTTGAAGGATCTTTCTCCATTGGCCTGCGCTTATGCTAGAGCTAGAG GTGCCGACAGAATGTCATCTTTCGGTGACTGGGTCGCTCTCTCACACACTGTCGATGTTCCTACCGCCAAGATCATCTCTAGGGAAGTATCAGATGGTGTGATCGCTCCTGGCTACGAACCCGAGGCTTTAGAAATCTTgagcaagaagaagggTGGTAAATACTGTGTTCTTCAA ATGGACCCCAAATACGAACCAGCAGAGATTGAAACTCGACAAGTATACGGTATCTCTCTTCAACAACGACGAAACGATTGCAAGATCGACGAGTCATTATTCAGCAACATCGTCACAGAGAACAAGGAT CTTCCCAAATCAGCCGTCATCGATCTCATTGTCGCTACTCTCGCTCTTAAATACACTCAATCTAATTCAGTATGTTACGCCTTGAACGGTACTGTCATTGGTCTTGGTGCAGGTCAACAGTCAAGAATCCACTGTACACGATTAGCAGGTGATAAAGCCGATAATTGGTGGTTGAGACATCATCCTAAAGTActcaatttaccttttaaaaAGGGTACAAAGAGAGCTGATAAAGCCAACGCTATTGATTTATACGTTACTGGAACTGCttttgaagctgaaggtggtgaaaGACAACAATGGGAATCACTTTTCGATAATGTACCTGAACCAATaactaaagaagaaaagaaagaacaTTTAGCCTCATTGAAAGGAGTCGCATGTTCAAGTGATGctttcttccctttcccTGATAACGTTCATAGAGCTAAAAGATCAGGAGCAACTTATTTATGTGCACCAAGTGGAAGTATAATGGATAAAGAATGTATCAAAGCTgctgatgaaaataatttagtATTTGTTCATCATGGTTTAAGATTG TTCCATCATTAA